A window from Fragaria vesca subsp. vesca linkage group LG5, FraVesHawaii_1.0, whole genome shotgun sequence encodes these proteins:
- the LOC101306931 gene encoding uncharacterized protein LOC101306931 gives MGVCASSPTIKLQKNGGRSSRRPDGTRSDFIGRPKGVVVIDVDGDRVEELKQPTQARRIISQHPDHVLCNSEALSVGTCAPHVADDEELQTGHIYFLMPLQQAQNPLSLPELCNLAIKASSALGKR, from the coding sequence ATGGGCGTCTGCGCTTCGTCTCCGACCATCAAGCTCCAGAAAAATGGAGGCAGAAGCAGTCGCAGACCTGACGGAACAAGGTCGGACTTCATCGGACGTCCAAAAGGGGTCGTCGTGATCGACGTTGACGGTGATCGGGTGGAAGAGTTGAAGCAGCCAACCCAAGCCAGGCGGATCATTTCGCAGCATCCCGACCATGTTCTCTGCAACTCCGAGGCCTTGTCCGTCGGCACGTGCGCGCCTCACGTGGCCGACGACGAGGAGCTTCAGACGGGTCATATTTACTTTCTCATGCCACTCCAACAGGCCCAGAATCCGCTTTCTCTACCGGAACTTTGTAATCTCGCGATCAAGGCCAGTTCTGCATTAGGGAAAAGATGA
- the LOC101307220 gene encoding STS14 protein-like — protein sequence MTRVLVVALAVTIAICFTPCHGLLLDTPRYNSTAEFLGTHNKARAAVGVAPLKWNTTLADHAFDIAWSMITDEMGECQDSLDPKSLHATAYDFGSYNMHWDHNQSVTSGRVVERWVAMKKYYNYARNSCVRNFNCASYTQVVWRKSLELGCDQVRCLVSVGITNGVTICVYSPPGNIPGEKPY from the coding sequence ATGACTCGGGTCTTGGTTGTAGCACTCGCCGTGACTATAGCCATATGTTTCACACCGTGTCACGGCCTCTTACTCGATACACCTCGTTATAATTCGACCGCGGAATTCCTGGGAACTCACAACAAAGCAAGAGCCGCAGTTGGGGTTGCCCCTCTCAAATGGAACACTACCCTGGCCGATCACGCTTTCGACATAGCATGGTCCATGATCACTGACGAAATGGGTGAATGCCAAGATTCTTTGGACCCGAAGAGCCTCCATGCAACGGCGTATGACTTCGGTAGCTACAACATGCACTGGGATCATAATCAATCAGTGACGTCGGGCAGGGTGGTGGAGAGGTGGGTGGCGATGAAGAAGTACTACAACTACGCCAGAAACTCGTGCGTGCGCAACTTTAACTGCGCATCGTATACGCAGGTGGTGTGGAGGAAGTCCTTGGAGTTGGGTTGTGATCAGGTAAGATGTTTGGTAAGCGTAGGGATTACTAATGGTGTAACCATCTGTGTTTATAGTCCTCCTGGAAATATTCCAGGGGAGAAACCATACTAG